Sequence from the Brachionichthys hirsutus isolate HB-005 chromosome 4, CSIRO-AGI_Bhir_v1, whole genome shotgun sequence genome:
AGTGGATTTAAGCCTTAAAAAAGGTTTAAGTACAATTTATAGCAATGCATAATACATGAAACACACAGAACAGCTTGGAGTATTCAGTGTAAACTAATCTTTGAGGACGTATCACTCTTAAAAGATCATGTAAAAATAATGGCAAGATAGATAAATGTATGTACTGCAAAAACTAATAAAGATAATAAAAGACAGATTGATTTCGGTTCGGTTTGACAGGtcaaaaaagaataaaagaaatgtgCCGCCTTTACTGGTGACTGCATGTCTACATATCATTCACTTACGTCATGAGAGAACTGATATGGCACCAGCCAAGTAATGAGCTGCCCCATAACCTCAGCTTGGTAATACAATCCCTTGATGGAGATGAAAACCTATCAGGAACAATCAAGACCCATTATACAACAAGGGTAATAAATTAACTCCAGAAATGTCATCATCACCTCCTTCATTTGGTTTATATGTCAAACAAATAAGGACGATTGTTTTCTTCTGCAAACGAACCTTCCTGAGAGCACGAGATGCAATCACGAAGTTGATCCATTCCACAGTGAGTCGTCTGCACAGCTGGATCGTCTGAACGTGACACTTTCCCGTACGGGCGAACgtggagaagaggaagcacATGCAAAGGGAATCGTCAATATCCCGGAGAGCATCGATGAAAGACGGATACCTGACACAAAAAGTAGAACCAATGAGGACATTTTAAAGAATACATTTAGTTCACTTGTGCTCgaaaaaaacagcagcttttacttCTGTCGATAATCGCGACTTTAACATAACAAGAAAAAGCCAGTTTAGCTCAACAATACCTCAAAAACAGTCTCACCTTTCTTTGATAATATGGTCCAATTTATAGGTGGGCTTGTTTTCTCTCAGTCTCTCCACAGAAGACCACTCGGTTTTCCCGTAGGCCCTCTTCAGTTTGCGCACAAATATCTAAATAAATAGAAGTGATGTATTTGTAAGAAAGATGCTCTTCACATTCTGAAATATTACTACACAACTATTTACAAATAAAGGTATAACGAGACAATTTACAATAatgtaataaacaaaacaaaaggttgATACAGATTGATATACATGTGCGTTTAAAGTAAGGCCAAAATTCTCCCACAATACCTTATATTCTCTGAACTTTCTGACAATCGGCTCATGCAGCAGGAAACGTATGTCTTTGAGCAGGTAGAAGGTTCTTGCAGCGGTAGAGCCCTTGTTCACCTTCTTCTTGTGTTTGGGCTCATGAGGGTAGATGCCTTTAAGGATGCACAGGCGTCTGAAAGCCAAAGATATCAAGACTTAATTATTTGTAACAtggctgctgtgtgtttgtgtgtactgAAAGCCAAGAGCCCATCTTCACCAATTTGATGTGTCAAGTAAAGCCCCTAAAATATATATGCATTTGAATTTGTATTACAacacattgaaaaaaaaagctgcacattATGAGCTTTATAAAAGTATGATGTCGCAGAACCGCTGCATTGATTTTAATTACGCATACATAACAATACTTGTAAACAGTAAATggaataaatatcaaatatgaAGACAGACACCATGCTACAAGGCTgtttttacaacaacaacaaaaagactgTTTTTACATCGGTAAACTCTTCTCAACTCAAAAGGAAGACGCTGACGTTACCTGAAATCTGGAAGGCTCAGACTCAACTTCTTACGAGCTTTGTTTCTGGTGATGTAGTTTGTGGCAGAGCCCCTCTCAAACTAGACAAAGCAAGACAAACAATCACTTTACCACATCAAAATATTCATTGATTGCTATCAAAGCTGGCGGAATCATATGCTCTAAATTGctcttttgctgctgttgcaggaaaaaaaacattagctcGCTACTTTAGCTAACAAGCTAataagattatttttttccGCAGTTAATGTGGCTGAATCTGATCCTGATCCGATGTCAGCTGTtacctttttcttttgaagACCTCCCATTTTCAAAAATAAGTCTCTCCCTCCGCAAAAGCTTAGGAATTTCTGATATCTTACGAAGTATACGCTTAGCGGACGAACATATACAGAGCCGCCATCAGCAGCCGACGCACGTGTCGCTTGACATGCGCAGAGGAAGCGGGGCACTAATCAGGACCCACTGGAAATGAGAGTAGTCTGCATGCTCGCctgtgtaaaaataaacaaaaactaCACAGCTCCCACTCCTCCTTTGCCCTTTAAACTTTTGTTTTATATTCGTACAAAATGCCAGAGAACAATAATTATTAAGAAAataataggtaaaaaaaaaaaacagagagaaaccTTGTTGAAAATAGTTGAGTCTGATATACTGGAAGCACCATAAAGCTGtgcaatcaaaataaaattacagaatgaatgaatgaatggatgaatacataaataaataaatgaataaatgaataaataaataaataataaagcaaGATTCAACCACATCTTAGCCccacctccttctctccctctctggccGGTGCCAGGGATGCTCAACAGAGATACAGACTGAAGCTGAGAAGGAGCAGAGTGGCAAAAACAAATAGagtacagaaaaaaagaagataaaataGATAGAGTTAgtgaaattatattttacatGGACATCTGAGGATATGTGTGAAGCATTTCATAACTTCATCATGGGGCTACTAGGTTTTTTAAAGGAGTATTTCCTTGGTTTCTGGGACTATGAGACACCAAAAGTGATGGTGGTTAAAAACAGAACTCTTGGAGTCATATACAGAGGCGTGCAGTTTCTTGTGATCACCTATTTCATCTGGTAAGCTTCATAATTCTATATCTATGTGTCTAAAATATTTGCTAGAAGGATCAATCTATGATACTGAAAGGTTTTGGAAACGTCACTTTGTTTATTTGCGTACATATTTTGTAATCAGTTGTATTGTGTTTTAGTTATGATGCTTATTTTAGGCACTTCACAAATTTATATAATTAGATTTTTCCAGCAATGTCTTTTGGTGtgtaaaaaaagagattaagatttatttatttttaaatacactttatttaaaatccatAAACTGCAGTTTTTGTGGAGAAGCAATATATTCTCCTCTGCCTTTAACGCAAAACAACTCACTTCAAGTAGCATGTTAATTTCTCTGTCcatcataaaatatttcaattgAACTGAGGAgagatgttttaaatgttttgatatTGTTTCAAAAACTAAACTATTCAATACATTTTCCTGAATTTGATATGCAGCATTTTAACTTTTGTAGGCTTCGACTAACAAAAGGGGATGAACAAATTCCAGGTAAACTGATACCTCTGGTACAAATGAacatctctctctgtgtctgctctGTCAAGGTATGTTTTCATAAGTGAGAAAGCCTACCAAGAGAGTGAAACCCGTCCAGAGAGCGCAGTTTACACACGCATGAAAGGTACAGCAGTACACGGAGATAATATTTTGGACACTGTAGAATATGCGCGACCAACAGAGGTGAGTCATAAATATATGCTGAAATCTAATCTTCTATACAGTCAGAATAATTATGGCTTCACAGCAGGTTAAATCCTACTTATACTGTATAATTATACTTGTACTAATAGTATTATAATGGCACTTCCCTGACAGGGTGGGGATGTGATTAGTGCAATATTGAGGCGAGAAGTTACACATGATCAGAGGCAGGGAGCGTGCCCTGAGGTGAGAGGACAACTAAAGCTTTCTCAACACATGCAGTGACACAATCATGCTCCCATGACCCAGGATCTCATTTGTTTACTTCAGTTTTTCCAAGTTGCCAGTGCCAACTGCACAACAGACTCTGACTGTGTCCGGACGGAGGATGAGTTTGATGAATTTGATGGCCATGGTACTCTTTTAATTCCTTCCTAAatcttttaaatattatatttggtcaaatataaaaagaaagtgTTTGAAACTTTTTCTTTCAGGCAGAAGGACCGGCAGATGCGTTCAGTACTACAACCACTCCTTCAAGACCTGTGAGATCAGGACCTGGTGTCCTATTGAGGACTATGCTGCAGTACGGTAGGGCAGATTTTGGATGACTCCCCccacaaataattattttaaataaacctaATACGAAAAGCAACGCAGTGCAAAGTCTTCTCTGTCTTTGGGGCAATGCAAAGACAGAGCCTCATATCTGGGAGGAATATATAACAGAAATGGGGAAAGAACTTTGTCAAACAATTTTTAAAGACAATCCAATCTAAACAGAAATCTACGTCAAAAGTGTATTTCTACTTATACACTTACATACTTATATACAATAGGAAATATTGTTTATAATATTTTCATGTTCACAGATCTTTCATAATAGTGGTTGAGAACTGCTTTATAACTATGTACAGTGGTAAAATACGATCATTGCGATTGACTGGACTCTTCAACAGGGAGCCACCTTTAGTGGAGGCCATCAATTTCACAGTGTTCATCAGGAACTCCATCCACTTCCCCAAATTTAAAGTGTTCAGGTAGAGCatgtacacatacacacactcacacacactctcacacacactggaaaGATTCTTCTTATTTCTTTGGCAGGGGGAACATCAAAGGTGCTTCAAACCGGCGCAACATGCAGAAATATCTCAAAAAATGTCATTATGATGAGGACAAAGATCCCTACTGCCCAAACTTCCGCCTGGGCTACATTGCGGAGAAAGCAAGGGAAAGTTTCAGTGAACTTTGTAGGACTGTGAGTTTTAgcctttgtttcttttatatgttgaacacatcacacatctTATTTTGGAGATAGCGTACAGATGTGTTAAAAATTACTTTTGCTAGAGTTCAGTGTTTCTTAAATCCAGTCCTGTTTTTCCCCCAAGGGAGGAGTAATTGGAGTTTTCATCAACTGGAAGTGCAACCTGGATATTGATCCTTCAAACTGTAAACCCGCATATTCTTTCCGTCGTCTCGATCTCCGAAAGGATCAAATCAACTCGGGTTACTATTACAGGTGAGCCCAACGCCCAGCAATGACATTTTTCATCACTGTTTTATAACTGTTTGTCTCTTTAGCTCGTGGGAAGCTTTCTGTACCCACACACTTGTGATTTCCGTGTTATTGAGCAGGTTTGCCAAATTTTACGATAAAGCTGGGATAGAGTCCCGGACACTCATTAAGGCCTACGGCATGCGGCTGGATGTCATAGTTCATGGGCATGTAAGCAGACAATCAGCATTATCATTTTACCTTCAGGCCGGTTATGTTGACTctcatcatattttttttttttttttcaggctggCAAATTCAGCCCGATCCCAACCATCATCAGCACGGTGACCGCTCTGACTTCAGTTGGGGTCGTGAGTAATTACTACCGTTCTCTTTTCAATCTTGAAACTTGAAGGTTGTGACTTTCTGTATTACTTTCTACCACATACTGCCCTTTGTTCCTTTTCAATTCCCTCGCTCTAGTGTACCATCATCTGCGACTGGATCATGCTGACGTTCATTGACAAAAATGAAATCTACAGCGAGAGAAAGTTTGATGAGGTGAGTAAATGAGAACTCATTTTCAGATTATGAGGTTCTTTGCATGTCTCACATGTAGACCGGATGTCAGCGCTGGTTCTGTCCTTTACAGATCGTCAAGGAGCCCCCGGTAGTGATGTTCACGGACCTCAGTTACGTCGACAGCTTTGGCTCAAACAATTCAGATCTGTCAGAGGGTGTCccgctgtgacatcatcttcatcgtcctTGTCTCAGTGCTCACGGTCAAGAACGTGGACTCTCCTCTCAAACATCTGTGGCAATGATGGCGATGGCAACTCAATTTTTAGTGAGACAGAAAATGCATCTGTAAGACAGCTGGCTTGTTCAGTCTCCACCGGTGGATCTCGCGCCTTGATGACCGCCAACTTAGAACAGTGCACTTGAGATGCAGCAGCATTACCAAGAAAATGTGCTTATTGTCTCCTCAGAAAGACATAGGAGAAAGAAGCTacatatataaaaacatatttccatTCTAGCAATGCATTTCAATAAATGCCCTTTATATAGATCCATGCGTCACCATGACAGTGTACCATGTAATTGTGACAATCATTATAGTATAGTACATCAAAAATAATGGTGCGTACTTTCTTTCATCCGTCCCTCTGAGTTCAGTATAACgaaaagaagcagcaggaaacagTGAGGAGACGCACAAGGAGAGCGGTAATCAAATAACACCAACATTTCCCATAAAATGGTTTTCCTAATCTGATTGTAGGGGAGTGTGAATCCATTTGGAGGCTTGAGAGCCATACCAATGCCAGCGGTGAAAGGAGACTTAAGATTACAGTCTGACGGATCGAGACCTACAACAATGGATGGAGTACGATAGAGTGTGACATGTATGGagctaaaaatgtgttttaaacctTCATAAACAGTGTTTATGCAAGCTCAAGAAGTGCTCTCTGATCTGCGTATAGAGGTCACATGACCTTAAAATCCTCTTATTCCTGCATTTGTAGCAATCTGATCTATGAGCCGATCTAATTGTGCCTCAGACCAGTCTGGAATCGGATTACTTATCACAGAGCGCAGGCAAAGCGAGTCATCTGTGGGGTAACAAGGTTAAAGTGATGGAGCTGCATGGGTTAATATCTCAGGAATCGCTAAcggaaaatgatttttttgatattctgcaaaaaatatataataaaatgtgtaaCCACAAACAACTGATTGTTTTCATTGTCAAAATAAATGCTCCATAAAATGCGTTAAAAGACTGGTGAGATGAGATCAAAGGAAGGAAGTTAAAATGATCCCTAAGGAAGCTGCACTAAGGAAATGGAACAGTTACTGCAATTAGGCAGCATCAGACATGCCTTCTGGAGGGAAGCAGTTCAGGCCACAACTCAGAACGGAAACATTAGTGATCGGGTCGGAAGGAGGCTGATGACTAAGGAGCAAAACATTCAGGCTCGCAGCTAAAACAGAGGAACGAAACGTttattggcatttaaaatgtgaataaaacacacagagacaatttTATTGGGACATAATTCAACAGGACAACATTTTCTGATGGCAAACCCTCAAACAGCATCAGACGCTATTGAGGCCGATAAACAACCGGGGAATGGTTTCCCCCACGAGAGCTCTGGAGGCTTCACAGTCACTGAGTTCTCTGGCTGATCTGAGGGCTCATAGCAAGCAGCCAGTCAATGGTCTCCTCCAGGAAGCTCATGCTGTAGTGAGAAGCTATGTTCCGAAACACCATGACCTGCTCCGAGAAGCTCTTGAAGTGGAcgagaagaagaaacaacagTGAGAATAAAGTCGCGTGTCGTATGTGCCATCGCTTTTTTCAGAGCAACAACCTGGGCTGGGAAGGTGAGATCAAAGTCTCCGGCACATCTGCAGTACAGCGGCATGTTGTCTTCCTTCACGCCTTTACATTTTCTACAAACCTAAAAATCACAACACCAgagcagagcaaaaaaaaaaaaaaaaaaaagattcaaagaacatgattatttctttatttgactGCTGAGGGTTTAACCAGGaaacatggagagagagagagagagagagagaggaggacgacATACAGTAAAGCATCTATTTGCTCACCAGGTCCTGCAGTGTGTAGCTCATCAGCTTCTTCTGCAGCGCTTCCACCAGAGCCACCTCTATAGACTCAGTCTCATACTGGGCCTGACAGTTGGAGCAGAACCACTGAGCCAAAACCGAGCCGtcctggaggagaaggaaacGTTCATCCAGCTGGAACTGACGCAGGTTCAAAGACACGTTTCACCGATCAGAGACCCTCCTCCACCCACTTGTGCTACAGACGGGTCCTTGCAGAGGTCAAGATCACGACAGAAATTGCAGTGGTGGCAGATGACCTCCGGAAGGATGTACGAGCTGCAGGGGTCACGGAACTGGGCCTCGTTGGAAAACTCTCCGGTGTCCACGAGACGCAGGAGGTCCCTTTTCAGCTTGTTCACCTGGTTAGTGATGTTGGCATCCAGTGAAAGGACctaaaacggggggggggggaatctatCACCTGTGTGTTGAGAGGGAAGTCCTGtctaaaaacagacatttgaaaGTTGGTCACATACCTGGCAGACATATTTGATGAACTCCAGCGCTGGGTTGTTCAGCGGCAGGTGAGATCCAGGCAGGACAGGGAACATCTCGGAGGGATGGGCCACGCTCCTGGTGCCCGTCACCTTTTTCTGAATCTTTTGAGTGATTGTGAAAAAGTTCTGCGTCAGCTCGCTGGACACGTATTCCTGAGAGAAGGAGATCATTCCTGCGGCGAGAAAAAAAAACGGGCATCGCAATCATTGCGAGGAAACGTGTTCAAACGCATTAAAAAGATCCCCCATCAGGGGTTTTATGACAGACACTCACGCTGGAAGCTCAATTAACTCGATGCAAGATGTTAGCAATTTAAGCAACTTTCCAAACAGCATCTTACCAGGAAGGGCACTCAAGTCGCCGCCCGCCGCCTGCTGGGAAGCCTGGCTGCCGCCGCGTCTCTTGACTGGCGTTGCCCCGGGAGTGTTGCGTCTCAGCTCCTCTTTCATGCTGTGGTAGACCGCTGCGATGTAGGCTGGTGTGGAGAGCATGCGTGGATGAGTagaacataataaaaaaagcaagaaataaAAAGTCTCCTCTGTattgatttgtatttctttaCCAGACACAATCATGAGGAAGTATTTTTGACAGGAAGCACTTTGGGGAAGGTACTGCATGATGTTCCAGTTGCTTTCAATAAGCTCCTCCACCTCATCCGCCTCTCCTTCCTCGTTGTCTTCCTCGGCTTTGTCCTCATCTTCGTCTTCGctgccctcctcttcttcctccccttgCCTGTCTTTCTTCGGTTTGGCTCCTTTCTAAAAAATGGACCGTACAGAAGACATCAAGAGTTCTGTCTCTTCGTAAATTCAAGTGTACCGTGAGGTCAAACGTTCCGGTTGGGATTACCTCTCCATACAGGACGCTGGAAGGCAGTTTCCCCTTCAcgccgctgtgattggccggaTCCATCCACAGCAGGAATTCCCAGCATCGGGAGAAGGAGATGGACAAGGAGTGGAATATTTCTTTGGAGTGGATGctagaggaaaaaaaaaagatttaaaaacgtATTATTTGCATGTTGGCAACATGATGGAACgattgaaaatgtgaaatacaAATACCTCGACATTAGTACTGCGCTGTGAGATTTTTCAGTGCCTCATCTACCGAGGGAGGATCATGATAATACCTACAGTTAAAAGCAGCATCGTTCGTTCGCTCGAGTGAAACCGGGACCAATTATCAAATTGATCACGTCACAATCTGATGAGACATTTAGTTTCACGTAGAAGTAGCAATACAGTGGCTAAACTGAACTATTTAATTTGTCCGTCCCATTAGTCCATTAGTCTCATCTTTAGGACTCACTTCCCTTGATGGAGACCACAGCAACATGTCCGACAAACATCCAGCAGCTCTAATGGACggtttgttccccccccccccccgttttaatTTTCATACTTCAGACCACTGAGAATAAACAAATACGCATTCTGGCTCAGCTGTCGCTTACAATACATTAAAAGACGTGTTTGTTTTCTGGATGCAGATATGACTTGACTTAATCTCTTGTTCCTCTGCAGGATATCTTGAAAAGCAGGGGGAGCAGATTTTGATGAATTTTATCTTAGGCTAGTGAAGCATTGATATATTTTACATAACACCTGGATGTGAATAAAGATAAATGGCAACGCCACCGAGATATAACCACGATAATGCCGTCTGTCGAAAAaaagtctggggggggggggatctgcctTTTACGGAAACCGAGACTTTTTAACTGATACAGATAAAGTGATGTAGAAGTAAATTTCCATTCTGGAATAATCAGGTGGTGTTCGTACATTCAGCGTATTCAACAGATCCAATGTTACCTGATTATACCTAAATACTCTGGAAACCTTTTTTGGGGGATTGTTCACGCTTTAGTGACTTAGTGTGCGAACTCTGAATGCTTTCTAAAAAAGGTCCGACACGCCGACCTTCAGTTACCGACCTGTTAGTGATGTATTCCACGTAGCCGATGGCATCGTCGATCCTCCGTTTTTTGGTACACAAGATAATTCTGTTGAAGTTGCCGTACACCACGGTGGAGCCGAGACGTTTGAACTCCGAAACCAACCTGACCAGGAGAATGTGACATTTATATTAACCAAACTAGATGTCAATGCGACGTCTGTTAAAAGTGAGACAAATCAACGTCAGACAcaaaaaagatcaaattaaGTCCATTAAATGACGAGAACCAGAGCGATTAAAGTCAATAAATagcagaaatgtaaaatagGACCCCAGAGAGGCTGCTAAGTGGTAGACATGAACATGAATTATTAACCGAGTGAAACATGATGCAGCACTCACTGTACAAACACCTTCTTCATCATGTTATGCAGGGTGCGGTGCAGTGCAGGGTCGTAGAGCAGAGACCTGGGGGAGCGCAGCCAGCGGTAGAAGTGCATCACCTGGTTGTCTGCGTACACGTTGTGGTACTGTGTGATCTCTCTGACCCACCCGACCACCATGCTCTTCAGGATCCTGCTCGGACAGCggcgagagaaaaaaaatacttcagtGAGCGAGAAACCAAAGATAAGAAGAAGcgcctttaaaaaaatgagaCGCGCCTAAAATCACATCTGATCGTgcaaaatgaatgttttcacaCCTGAAGGTGTTGGAGCAGAGAGCCGTCTCGTCGTAGCTGGCAAGCGCGCTGGCGCCCTGGGTCCCCGACATCATGTCCTCCAAGGAGGCTTGTTGGATCACGT
This genomic interval carries:
- the p2rx2 gene encoding P2X purinoceptor 2, which codes for MCEAFHNFIMGLLGFLKEYFLGFWDYETPKVMVVKNRTLGVIYRGVQFLVITYFIWYVFISEKAYQESETRPESAVYTRMKGTAVHGDNILDTVEYARPTEGGDVISAILRREVTHDQRQGACPEFFQVASANCTTDSDCVRTEDEFDEFDGHGRRTGRCVQYYNHSFKTCEIRTWCPIEDYAAVREPPLVEAINFTVFIRNSIHFPKFKVFRGNIKGASNRRNMQKYLKKCHYDEDKDPYCPNFRLGYIAEKARESFSELCRTGGVIGVFINWKCNLDIDPSNCKPAYSFRRLDLRKDQINSGYYYRFAKFYDKAGIESRTLIKAYGMRLDVIVHGHAGKFSPIPTIISTVTALTSVGVCTIICDWIMLTFIDKNEIYSERKFDEIVKEPPVVMFTDLSYVDSFGSNNSDLSEGVPL